Proteins from one Triticum aestivum cultivar Chinese Spring chromosome 7A, IWGSC CS RefSeq v2.1, whole genome shotgun sequence genomic window:
- the LOC123149094 gene encoding AUGMIN subunit 2, whose amino-acid sequence MAAAQKPAKRLGGMAEALAIAGDLGFPAPPAQEDQNTDKSDDLVRVLRELTVVQRNIANLQVELQGRKDDKNIAHLTHVSEMEKKCESLARITAILKDVIQNKDRIIARLQQPYSLDCIPVEAEYQKQFSELLLKAASDYGALTASVGDFQWSQNFRESPAVWGEMLRPIPAALASCTRFFEAMSAMRESFSTLQTLRVGPSLSMTPGGSSDDSKFLTPPQWREGSMLNSWNQVDDVNPESDGLDSVNQRRLSWPSSWTT is encoded by the exons atggcggcggcgcagaagccggcgaagcGGCTCGGTGGCATGGCGGAGGCGCTCGCCATCGCCGGGGACCTCGGCTTCCCGGCCCCTCCCGCGCAG GAAGATCAGAACAccgacaaaagtgatgacctggtGAGGGTATTAAGGGAGCTGACGGTCGTGCAGCGGAACATTGCCAATTTGCAAGTCGAGCTACAAGGCAGAAAG GATGATAAAAACATTGCTCATTTGACTCATGTTAGTGAAATGGAAAAGAAGTGTGAATCGTTGGCCAGAATTACTGCTATTTTGAAAGATGTTATTCAAAACAAG GACCGCATTATTGCCCGTCTGCAGCAACCTTATTCGCTTGATTGCATTCCTGTTGAAGCTGAATACCAG AAACAATTCTCGGAGCTGCTTCTGAAAGCGGCAAGTGACTATGGGGCATTGACAGCATCAGTTGGAGATTTCCagtggagtcaaaacttcagagagtcGCCTGCTGTATGGGGT GAAATGCTACGACCGATACCTGCTGCGCTTGCATCCTGCACCCGGTTCTTCGAGGCCATGTCTGCGATGAGGGAATCCTTTTCTACTCTTCAAACACTACGTGTTGGTCCTTCTCTGTCAATGACCCCAGGTGGCTCCAGTGATGATTCAAAGTTCTTGACGCCACCTCAGTGGAGAGAGGGCTCGATGCTCAATAGCTGGAACCAAGTGGACGACGTAAACCCTGAAAGTGATGGACTCGACAGTGTCAACCAGAGGAGGCTATCATGGCCATCCTCTTGGACGACGTAA